The Patescibacteria group bacterium genome window below encodes:
- a CDS encoding NUDIX hydrolase has product MEIKEWEEISRETVFKSKYGKEIEKVIFKMPNEQEVDFYIKKEGQAVAIVAVTEDQKIILAKQFRPGPKEILNELPGGGMDEGETPEEAALRELKEETGYTGQAELVTEVLDCAYSTRRRYCVVVRDCKKTEEQTLDDQEFAEVTIMPLKEFRELLRSGKMTDVEVGYLGLDYLKLL; this is encoded by the coding sequence ATGGAAATTAAAGAATGGGAAGAAATCTCTCGGGAAACTGTTTTTAAAAGTAAGTATGGTAAAGAAATTGAAAAAGTTATCTTTAAAATGCCTAATGAACAAGAAGTTGATTTTTATATTAAAAAAGAAGGTCAAGCCGTTGCTATTGTAGCAGTAACTGAAGATCAAAAGATTATTCTCGCTAAACAATTCAGACCAGGGCCCAAGGAAATTCTCAACGAACTGCCCGGAGGAGGTATGGATGAAGGAGAAACACCCGAGGAAGCGGCTCTAAGGGAACTAAAAGAAGAAACCGGTTATACAGGCCAAGCCGAACTAGTGACGGAAGTATTAGACTGCGCTTATTCCACCAGGCGCCGGTATTGTGTTGTGGTTAGAGATTGTAAAAAAACTGAGGAACAAACACTGGACGACCAAGAATTTGCCGAAGTTACTATAATGCCTCTTAAGGAATTCAGAGAACTTCTACGAAGTGGAAAAATGACAGATGTTGAAGTTGGCTATCTTGGGCTGGATTATCTTAAACTTTTATAA
- a CDS encoding AAA family ATPase — protein MAKQILITGIAGTGKSTICNELNKLGHKAFGIEDINGLFTITHKGTNKPFKNYDNDNLENVKQSDWICNKKRLQSLIRKNSEGIIFYCGTASNLDDLLPLFNKVFLLKTNQNILRERLKAREINEFGRTTEVQKWIFSQKTKWENNLKQKGVIIIDANRSLRKIAQEIIKRSESL, from the coding sequence ATGGCCAAACAAATATTAATAACAGGTATTGCTGGTACAGGTAAATCTACCATTTGTAACGAACTAAATAAACTTGGCCACAAAGCATTTGGAATTGAAGATATTAACGGTTTATTTACCATAACTCACAAAGGAACAAATAAACCATTTAAAAATTATGACAATGATAATCTTGAAAATGTAAAACAAAGCGATTGGATCTGTAATAAAAAAAGACTACAAAGCCTTATTCGTAAAAATTCAGAAGGAATCATATTCTACTGTGGAACCGCCTCAAATCTAGATGATTTACTCCCATTATTTAATAAAGTATTTTTATTAAAAACAAACCAAAATATACTTCGTGAAAGACTTAAAGCTCGTGAAATAAATGAATTTGGACGAACAACTGAGGTTCAAAAATGGATATTTAGTCAGAAAACCAAATGGGAAAATAATTTAAAACAAAAAGGTGTAATCATTATAGATGCAAATCGTTCACTTAGAAAAATAGCACAAGAAATTATTAAGAGGAGTGAATCACTTTAG
- a CDS encoding dUTP diphosphatase has translation MKIKIKRFDENISLPEYEKRAAGFDFLCRTNIVIKPNEIRSIPSNVALVIPKGYVLLVVSRSSTPTHTGLVMPHSVGIIDPFFCGDDDEIQLIFKNTTNKSISIKKGAKLAQGVLIKYETAEFVEVKKLKKLKRKKFNYEKS, from the coding sequence ATGAAAATTAAAATAAAACGCTTTGATGAAAATATATCACTCCCAGAATACGAAAAAAGGGCAGCTGGCTTTGATTTTTTATGCAGAACCAACATAGTTATTAAGCCCAATGAAATACGAAGCATACCATCCAATGTTGCCTTAGTTATACCCAAAGGATATGTATTATTAGTTGTTTCACGTAGTAGCACTCCAACTCATACAGGTTTAGTTATGCCTCATTCTGTTGGTATCATTGATCCCTTCTTTTGTGGTGATGACGATGAAATACAATTAATATTTAAAAATACAACTAATAAATCTATAAGTATAAAAAAGGGAGCTAAGTTAGCACAAGGAGTCTTAATTAAATATGAAACAGCAGAATTTGTTGAGGTCAAAAAACTAAAGAAATTAAAAAGGAAAAAATTTAACTACGAAAAAAGCTAG
- a CDS encoding SET domain-containing protein-lysine N-methyltransferase, whose amino-acid sequence MKSINNDQRAKLCVKRGTSGLGLFVIEPIKKGSFIIEYTGPLLTDEQAQKKQGKYLFALGKTWTIDGNNPSNLARYINHACIKTNCEPIQYAKRIRFRATRNIKVGEELFYNYGKEYFEAFIGKNCRCEKHRK is encoded by the coding sequence ATGAAATCAATTAATAATGATCAACGTGCTAAATTATGTGTTAAACGAGGCACTTCCGGCCTTGGTTTATTTGTTATAGAACCCATTAAAAAAGGTTCTTTTATCATTGAATATACAGGACCTCTGTTAACCGATGAACAGGCCCAAAAGAAACAAGGCAAATACTTGTTCGCTTTAGGCAAGACCTGGACGATTGACGGTAATAACCCCTCAAACCTCGCCCGCTATATTAATCATGCTTGCATTAAAACCAACTGCGAACCAATTCAATACGCCAAACGAATAAGATTTAGGGCTACACGAAATATTAAAGTCGGGGAAGAACTTTTCTATAATTACGGTAAAGAATATTTTGAAGCTTTTATTGGAAAAAACTGCCGGTGCGAGAAACATAGGAAATAA
- a CDS encoding NUDIX hydrolase: MTEINTINTCFPVVSAIIEREHNGETEILMQTRWKPEKDPEYSGTLEIPAGWIDKYENVYDALYREVLEETGLKILEIFPNIKTKTHSPKNDGSFAFQPFCCQQQIKGGEPWIGFVFICRVENKEPIAQQEECKDIKWIKKSELKNIFEKSPEKIFTLQLGVLDYYFNNDQR, encoded by the coding sequence ATGACTGAAATAAATACAATTAACACTTGTTTCCCTGTTGTTTCGGCTATAATAGAAAGAGAGCATAACGGTGAAACTGAAATTTTGATGCAAACCAGATGGAAGCCGGAAAAAGATCCTGAGTATTCCGGAACTTTAGAAATTCCGGCTGGTTGGATTGATAAATACGAAAATGTTTATGATGCTCTTTATAGAGAGGTATTGGAAGAAACCGGATTAAAAATTTTAGAAATATTTCCTAATATAAAAACCAAAACACATTCTCCAAAAAATGATGGCTCTTTTGCCTTTCAACCATTCTGTTGTCAACAGCAAATAAAAGGCGGGGAACCTTGGATTGGATTTGTTTTTATTTGTAGGGTTGAAAATAAAGAACCGATTGCGCAGCAAGAAGAATGTAAAGATATTAAGTGGATTAAGAAATCTGAACTAAAAAATATATTTGAAAAATCACCTGAAAAAATATTTACCCTACAGCTGGGAGTTCTGGATTATTATTTTAATAACGACCAACGCTGA
- the rpsT gene encoding 30S ribosomal protein S20: MPNKPSAKKELRKGLKRAAANLEVKDKINLLTKKTKKAIAAGEEGAKELLRQTAKTLDKAAKTGLIKKNTAGRKKSRLHKKLNAALGKK; the protein is encoded by the coding sequence ATGCCAAATAAACCATCAGCCAAGAAAGAGCTGCGTAAGGGTTTGAAAAGAGCGGCCGCTAACCTTGAGGTAAAAGATAAAATTAATCTTTTAACCAAGAAAACCAAAAAGGCCATTGCCGCCGGAGAAGAAGGAGCTAAAGAGCTTCTAAGACAAACCGCCAAGACTTTAGATAAAGCCGCTAAAACCGGTTTGATCAAAAAGAATACAGCCGGCAGGAAGAAGTCTCGTCTTCACAAAAAACTTAACGCCGCTTTAGGTAAGAAATAA
- a CDS encoding endonuclease Q family protein, whose protein sequence is MNHILDLHIHSKYSRACSPRLTLPNIEANCRVKGIDIIATGDFTYPAWFRDINNQLEEINSSGLYRLKTSQDNSIKFILSTELSLIYKDGGKARRVHIMVTAPNLKAVKTLNDYLDKHYNIRSDGRPILGMSCPALVKLCLSIDPNFLIYPAHIWTPWFSMFGSKSGFNSVEECFHEQTEHIYAYETGISSDPDMNWRIFGLDNLTLLSSSDAHSLANLAREASVFSLSKEPSYQEIYDIIRYKKTEKIIKTIEFYPEEGMYHYDGHRACNISFEPKESKKHQNLCPKCNKPLVIGVLNRVEELADRKEGERPEKVSPFVKIVELDKIIAESLNIKSRFSKKVQQIYEAMTKELGSELTILLDTDLKTINKTFPQITEGIKRVREGKLTIKPGYDGEYGTVRIFTDKEKEERGRKLF, encoded by the coding sequence ATGAACCACATTCTAGATCTCCATATCCATTCCAAATATTCCCGGGCCTGCAGTCCTAGGCTTACTCTACCTAATATTGAAGCTAATTGTAGGGTTAAGGGTATCGATATTATTGCTACCGGTGACTTTACCTATCCGGCTTGGTTTAGAGATATTAATAACCAACTTGAAGAAATTAACTCTTCGGGATTATATAGGCTAAAAACCTCTCAAGACAACTCCATTAAATTTATTCTCTCTACCGAATTATCTTTAATATACAAAGATGGCGGAAAAGCCCGAAGAGTACACATTATGGTTACCGCTCCTAACCTTAAAGCGGTTAAAACTTTAAACGACTATCTGGATAAACACTACAATATCCGTTCAGACGGAAGACCTATTCTCGGTATGAGCTGCCCTGCTCTAGTTAAACTTTGTTTATCCATTGATCCCAATTTCTTAATCTACCCCGCCCATATCTGGACTCCTTGGTTTTCTATGTTTGGTTCAAAATCCGGCTTTAACTCAGTAGAAGAATGTTTTCATGAACAAACTGAACATATCTATGCCTATGAAACCGGTATTTCCAGTGACCCCGACATGAATTGGCGAATCTTTGGTTTAGATAACCTTACCCTGCTTTCTTCTTCAGACGCCCACTCTTTAGCTAATTTGGCTAGAGAAGCTAGTGTTTTTTCTTTAAGTAAAGAACCAAGCTACCAAGAAATTTATGATATTATCCGCTACAAAAAAACAGAAAAAATTATTAAAACCATAGAGTTCTATCCGGAAGAAGGCATGTACCATTACGACGGACATCGGGCTTGTAATATAAGTTTTGAACCTAAAGAATCTAAAAAACACCAAAATCTTTGTCCAAAATGCAATAAGCCGTTGGTTATTGGGGTATTAAACAGAGTTGAAGAACTAGCAGACAGAAAAGAAGGAGAAAGACCAGAAAAGGTATCGCCTTTTGTAAAAATTGTGGAGTTGGATAAGATAATCGCTGAATCATTAAATATTAAAAGTCGCTTCTCTAAAAAGGTTCAACAGATTTATGAGGCAATGACGAAAGAGCTAGGATCAGAACTAACCATACTCCTAGACACTGATCTTAAAACTATAAATAAAACTTTTCCCCAGATTACCGAAGGTATTAAGAGAGTAAGAGAGGGTAAATTAACTATTAAACCCGGCTATGACGGAGAGTATGGTACAGTTAGAATTTTTACTGATAAAGAAAAGGAAGAAAGGGGGAGAAAATTGTTTTAG
- a CDS encoding SPFH domain-containing protein — MVILLVLIVVRLAAKYRVVVPTNMVDIVQSRRNTTSYGTGQEGKNVYFAWPSWIPRIGVTVIKLPVSNFDLSLKDYEAYDKDRVPFMVDVTAFFRITDTRIAAQRVKSVEDLTHQLRLIVQGAVRKVLASDVIDEVMTQRSKFGEQFTAEVKDQLVEWGVESVKFMELMDIRDSHESRVIANIMAKKISHVEMESRQEVAKNNKQARTAEIEAEQVVDIRKQEAEQAVGERTADKDKAVGIAKETSKQEVLSAEKVTKEKEMQVKKVDEVQSAEIKKEREIVAAEEDKKTNVIRAEGQLEAKRHEASGIQAEGTARAESEKLMQLASVEAMITLAKEIGANPNYQTYLATLEAIKAYIAVGSKQAEALKNADVKVISNAGKPTEGFKGVMDIFSSQGGAELGAMVEAFAQTPTGEKFLHKLGVDMPKQPVSQEEKDVKVVKNSTE; from the coding sequence TTGGTAATACTACTTGTTCTTATAGTAGTTCGTCTTGCGGCTAAATACCGCGTTGTTGTACCAACCAATATGGTTGACATAGTGCAGTCAAGAAGAAATACCACTTCATATGGCACTGGACAAGAAGGTAAGAATGTGTATTTTGCTTGGCCAAGCTGGATACCTCGTATAGGTGTCACAGTTATTAAACTTCCTGTTTCAAACTTCGATCTTTCCCTAAAGGACTACGAAGCATATGATAAGGACAGAGTACCTTTTATGGTTGACGTGACAGCGTTCTTTCGTATTACAGATACAAGAATTGCTGCGCAAAGAGTAAAAAGCGTGGAAGATCTTACTCACCAATTACGCTTAATAGTTCAAGGTGCTGTTCGAAAGGTTCTTGCTTCGGACGTTATTGATGAAGTTATGACACAGCGTTCAAAATTTGGCGAACAGTTTACTGCAGAAGTTAAGGATCAGCTTGTAGAATGGGGAGTTGAATCAGTAAAATTCATGGAATTAATGGATATACGTGACTCCCATGAAAGTAGAGTTATCGCTAATATTATGGCAAAAAAAATATCTCATGTTGAGATGGAGAGCCGTCAAGAAGTAGCGAAAAACAACAAGCAAGCTAGAACTGCAGAAATTGAAGCCGAACAGGTTGTGGACATAAGGAAGCAGGAAGCAGAACAGGCTGTTGGAGAAAGAACAGCTGATAAAGATAAGGCGGTTGGGATTGCTAAAGAAACTTCTAAGCAAGAAGTTTTATCGGCAGAAAAAGTTACCAAAGAAAAGGAGATGCAAGTCAAGAAAGTTGATGAAGTGCAATCTGCAGAGATTAAGAAGGAGAGAGAAATTGTTGCTGCTGAAGAAGACAAGAAGACAAATGTGATTAGAGCTGAAGGACAACTTGAAGCTAAGCGTCATGAAGCTTCCGGTATTCAAGCTGAGGGTACGGCCAGAGCTGAATCTGAAAAATTAATGCAACTTGCTTCAGTTGAAGCCATGATTACGTTGGCGAAAGAAATTGGTGCTAACCCCAATTATCAAACCTACCTTGCTACCCTCGAAGCAATTAAAGCCTACATAGCTGTTGGTAGTAAGCAGGCAGAGGCTTTAAAAAATGCTGACGTTAAAGTCATATCAAATGCAGGTAAGCCAACTGAAGGTTTTAAGGGTGTTATGGATATTTTTTCAAGCCAGGGAGGAGCAGAGCTTGGAGCCATGGTTGAGGCTTTTGCTCAAACACCAACAGGAGAAAAATTCCTTCATAAGTTAGGTGTTGATATGCCAAAACAACCGGTGAGTCAAGAAGAAAAAGATGTTAAAGTTGTTAAAAATTCAACAGAATAA
- a CDS encoding undecaprenyl-diphosphate phosphatase, giving the protein MTLFEAIILGIVEGFTEFLPISSTGHLMITSEILGLTMTDFVKSFTVYIQLGAILAVLFLYGKRFLKDKKTNLRVLTAFIPTALIGLAAYPIIKNVFLENLTVVAWALIIGGLALIVFEKWHLKRKKDNDEIKPKTAIGIGLFQALAIIPGVSRSGATIIGGLLLGINRKTIVEFSFLLAVPTMAGATFLDLYKSDFSFSSNEWLMIAVGAITAFITAIIAIKFLLNYIQKHDFTVFGWYRIAMGLILLAFILGK; this is encoded by the coding sequence ATGACACTATTTGAAGCTATTATTTTGGGAATTGTTGAGGGCTTTACCGAGTTCTTACCTATTTCTTCAACTGGGCATTTAATGATAACTTCCGAGATCCTGGGTTTAACCATGACCGACTTTGTTAAAAGCTTTACGGTCTATATCCAGTTAGGCGCTATCTTGGCGGTTTTGTTTTTATATGGTAAAAGATTTTTAAAAGATAAAAAAACCAACCTAAGAGTCTTAACCGCTTTTATACCAACCGCCCTTATCGGATTAGCGGCTTACCCGATTATTAAAAATGTCTTTTTAGAAAACCTAACCGTAGTGGCTTGGGCTTTAATTATCGGAGGTCTAGCTCTTATAGTTTTTGAAAAATGGCATCTTAAAAGAAAAAAAGATAACGATGAAATTAAACCTAAAACTGCTATTGGGATAGGTCTTTTTCAAGCCTTGGCGATTATTCCCGGAGTTTCAAGATCAGGGGCTACGATTATCGGAGGGTTACTTTTAGGAATAAACAGAAAAACCATAGTGGAGTTTTCTTTTCTTTTAGCCGTCCCAACTATGGCGGGTGCAACCTTTTTAGATCTTTATAAAAGTGATTTCAGTTTTTCCTCCAATGAATGGTTAATGATAGCCGTGGGGGCAATTACCGCCTTTATAACAGCTATTATAGCTATTAAATTCCTATTAAACTACATACAAAAACATGACTTTACCGTCTTTGGTTGGTACAGAATAGCAATGGGACTTATTTTGTTAGCGTTTATTTTGGGGAAATAA
- the typA gene encoding translational GTPase TypA, whose amino-acid sequence MNSIRNIAIIAHVDHGKTTLVDALLKQSETRLNKETADRELIMDSNELEKERGITIFSKNASVIYKETKINIIDTPGHADFGGEVERVLKMADGCLLLIDAKEGPMPQTRFVLKKALELNLRIIVVVNKIDKPGARVDYALNKTFDLFVELGASDEIIDFPIVYASAKNGLAGNDDNLAEMKDITPIFETILKNIPAPKVQPDAPLQLLITAITGDAFKGRVATGRIYNGTLKAGQKIARINREGKTSFHRLVSLMTYQGLERNDATEALAGDIVAISGMEDIMIGETIADADNPQALPVLTIEEPTVQMVFSVNDSPFAGKEGKFSTSRQIQERLMKELENDMALRVDEKSGEGWTVSGRGELHLAILIERLRREGFEFQVSRPQVIVKKQDNKTLVPFEQVLVEVPEEYAGSVIQKLGSRHGEMKDMRTENNITFLEFTIPTRGLFGYRSEFLSDTRGLGIINASFLKYEQDSAPWPERERGSLVAFENGTTNLYGLLNIQDRGILFFGPGIPVYKGQVVGQHSRSGDLEINVCKAKQLTNMRSKGDGVSEHFKAPKTMDLEESLEYISDDELVEVTPLNIRIRKGILDKLVQRKKDLGIK is encoded by the coding sequence ATGAACTCTATTCGCAATATCGCCATTATCGCTCACGTAGACCACGGTAAGACCACCTTGGTGGATGCTTTATTAAAACAGTCCGAGACTCGTCTTAATAAGGAAACTGCAGATCGTGAACTGATCATGGATTCCAATGAATTGGAAAAAGAACGTGGTATTACCATTTTTTCTAAAAACGCTTCAGTTATCTACAAAGAAACTAAGATAAATATTATTGACACCCCTGGTCACGCTGACTTTGGTGGTGAAGTTGAACGTGTCTTAAAAATGGCAGACGGCTGTCTTTTGTTAATTGACGCCAAAGAAGGCCCTATGCCACAAACTCGTTTTGTTTTAAAAAAAGCTTTGGAACTTAACCTGCGAATTATCGTAGTGGTTAATAAGATAGATAAACCTGGTGCTCGTGTTGATTATGCCTTAAATAAAACCTTTGATCTTTTTGTTGAGCTAGGAGCCTCGGATGAGATTATTGACTTCCCCATTGTCTATGCTTCCGCCAAAAACGGTTTGGCTGGCAATGACGATAATCTAGCCGAGATGAAGGACATTACACCGATTTTTGAAACTATCTTAAAAAATATTCCCGCACCAAAAGTTCAACCAGATGCTCCGCTTCAACTTTTAATCACCGCCATTACCGGCGATGCTTTTAAAGGCAGAGTAGCTACCGGCAGAATATATAACGGTACCCTTAAGGCCGGACAAAAAATCGCCAGAATAAATAGAGAGGGTAAGACAAGTTTCCATCGTCTGGTTTCTTTAATGACCTACCAGGGTCTTGAAAGAAACGACGCTACCGAAGCTTTGGCTGGCGACATCGTAGCTATTTCAGGGATGGAAGACATTATGATCGGGGAAACTATTGCCGATGCAGACAATCCCCAAGCCTTACCGGTTTTAACTATTGAGGAACCAACTGTTCAAATGGTTTTTTCCGTTAATGACTCACCCTTTGCTGGTAAAGAAGGTAAGTTCAGTACCTCAAGACAAATCCAAGAAAGATTAATGAAAGAGTTGGAGAACGATATGGCCTTGCGAGTTGATGAAAAAAGTGGAGAAGGCTGGACAGTTTCCGGTAGAGGAGAATTGCACTTAGCTATCCTAATCGAAAGATTACGTAGAGAAGGTTTTGAATTCCAAGTTTCACGTCCGCAAGTAATTGTGAAGAAACAAGATAATAAAACCCTGGTACCTTTTGAACAAGTCTTAGTGGAAGTACCTGAAGAATATGCCGGCTCGGTAATTCAAAAACTGGGCAGTCGTCATGGCGAAATGAAAGATATGCGTACGGAGAATAATATTACTTTCTTGGAATTCACTATCCCAACCAGAGGTCTTTTCGGCTATCGCTCAGAGTTTTTATCCGACACCAGAGGTTTGGGAATTATTAACGCCAGTTTTCTTAAATACGAACAAGATTCTGCTCCTTGGCCGGAAAGAGAAAGAGGTTCTTTAGTGGCTTTTGAAAACGGTACTACCAACCTCTATGGTCTACTCAACATCCAAGACAGAGGCATACTTTTCTTTGGACCAGGTATCCCTGTCTATAAAGGACAAGTAGTGGGACAACATTCAAGAAGCGGAGATTTAGAGATTAATGTTTGTAAAGCCAAACAGCTAACCAATATGCGCTCCAAAGGAGACGGTGTAAGCGAACACTTTAAAGCACCAAAAACCATGGATCTTGAAGAAAGTCTAGAATACATCTCAGACGATGAGCTAGTAGAAGTAACACCACTTAACATCCGCATCCGTAAAGGGATACTAGATAAATTAGTACAAAGAAAGAAAGATCTGGGTATTAAATAG